Part of the Salirhabdus salicampi genome is shown below.
AGTTTAGGAGTGTGCCCTATGTTTATTCGTACGGAGAGCTTTCAGGAGTTTACACGTTTATATCCAATTGTAACAGTTCTTGTTGGAATCCATCTCATATTATGGCTTTTCACAGACATAATACCTCTTCCCTTCCTCCTTACCTTAACAGAGTTAGGAATTGGCCAAAATTGGTACATTCAACATGAACAAGAATATTGGCGTTTAATAACTGCTATCTTTTTTCACTTCGGATTTGGACATATGTTATTTAACTCATTCTCTCTAATACTATTTGGTCCCGCCTTAGAACGACTGCTCGGAAAAGGGAAATTTATTACTGCCTATCTCATCGCTGGTTTCACTGGCAATATTGCCACTTTATGGCTAGGATCACCTTTTGTTACCCATGCCGGTGCATCTGGTGCCATTTTCGGTTTATTTGGAGTTTATTTATTTATTGTTCTTTATCGGAAATATTTGTTAGATTATCAAAATACACAGATCATCATAACTATTATGATTTTCGGTTTCATTATGACATTTATTCAAACAAACATAAATATTTACGCCCACCTTTTCGGCTTTATCGGCGGATTCTTAATTGCCCATGTTATTGTTGGAAAAAGTCGCACCGCGGAAGGATATGGTTATAATACAAGACCACGAATTCGGTTCAACCCTAATCGTTGGCGTAAACGAGCCTTTGGTCAAGTAACATTGGGAAAATTGCTTCTATGGGGGTTCTTTATTCTGCTAGTTCTGTTTGGTATAGTAGGTCGCTTCTTGTAATTCGGCGAATGTCCAACCCTTTTAAACCATGATAAAATGGAAACATTATATGTCCTACAGGAGGAAACACATTGAATAGTAAACGTGTTGCACCTTATATCGCTATTGTAATCGGGGTTTTATCTATTTCTACAGCAGCTGTTTTTGTAAAGTTAGCTCACGGTGTACCCGCCTCGATTATTGCTAACTACCGCCTACTCATCGCTGTCCTCATTATGTTGCCTTATATATTGATCAAAAATAGCGGTGAGTTTCGACACATAACTAGGAAAGAATGGCTATATTCTGCATTAGCCGGCATTTTTTTAGCCTTTCATTTTATTTTATGGTTTGAATCATTAAACTACACGTCGGTTGCGAGTTCTGTTGTGTTAGTGACCATGCAACCCATATTTGCATTTATCGGAACATATTTATTCTTTCAAGAACGCTTTCGTTTCAGTTCAGTTATGAGTATGATCATAGCCATTACCGGAAGTGTTATTATAAGTTGGGGTGACTTTCAAATTAGTGGCCTTGCCCTTCTCGGGGATATGTTAGCACTACTAGGGGCAGTTATGGTAACAGGGTATTTTTTAATTGGACAAAATATTCGAAAACGGATTTCTCTCATGACCTATACGTTCATTGTTTATGGCATAAGTACAGTTACATTACTTATTTACAATGTTCTCTTAGGAAAACCATTTCTCGGTTATGAAGCAAATCATTGGCTTCTTTTTCTTGCTCTAGCCATTATCCCGACCTTCTTTGGTCATACGATGTTTAACTGGGCTATTAAATGGGTCAGTACATCCGTTATTTCAATGGCTATCCTGTTTGAGCCGATAGGGGCTTCTATTCTTGCTTACTTCATCCTGGGAGAACAAGTTTCAGCAACCCAATTTCTAGGTGGAGCCGTCGTTATATTCGGCTTAATGTTATTTATATTGAATACATCTAAAAAAACGACTAAAAACAGTGTGGTAAATATAAATCAAAAAGAACATAAACAAAGAAGCGGGTAAAATCCCGCTTCTTTATTCTATGCTTGTATGTTTTGGCTTCGGAGATATAAGTACTAATAATCCTGCTGTTAAGGGTAGTAAAGTTGTGAGGAGTAACACTTCATCATATCTGCTAAACCAGTCGTAAAACAGAGCGAAAGGCAGCGGTCCTAAAGCGGAAGCAAAAACCATAACCGATTGTGAAACCCCTTTAATACTACCTAGGTGTTCTCTTCCAAAATAGTTCGGCCATATAATGCTAAGCACAACCCGTTCAAACCCGTGAGCTATACCCCAGATCCCACCGTAAATAAATGCACCTACTACACTATTTAATTGCCAGAGAACGAGTATCGCAACGATGTGAATAAAGAACGTCACAGCAAGAATATAATGCACTTTAAATTTATCAACTAAATATCCCGAAATGAAGGAAATAGGGAAACCGATGATTGCCATTAAGGCTAACATAGTTGCCGCTGTTCCAGGTGTTAATCCCTTCCCTTCAGCAATCGAAACGATATGAAATGTTATTCCTGTGTTTACTAGGGATGGCACGGATACACAAAACAGAATGATCCAAAACGCCCTCGTTTTCATTGCTTCATTTAATGTCCAACTCACTTCATTTACTTCTCCATGTAAATTCAACCTACGGTGGCTTTCCTGCTTTTCTAACCTTCTTAGTAATAAACGATAAAGGAATAGAAAGAGGACAGCTGAAACAGGAAACCATACATACCAATTAGAGAAAAAATAAACAAAAGCCAGACTGTTTACAACGATAAATATTGCTGCAATCATACCTTTAACCTGTGATCGATTTAGTCTATACCGGTCTCGGGGGTGACCGTCAATAACTTCATTTACCTGTTCAGGACGATTTCGAACGAAATACAATGTAGCAGGAACAAAGATCAATAAGATTAGGAGTCCCCAAAAGATCCAAGTCAGCCGCCAACCAATAAACCCAATCATAAACGTATTAACTGGTGGATAAATAGCGGCACTTATAAATCCGCCAACCGCCATGACACTTAATGCTCTTCCCCGTTTCTCCATAAACCATTGAGGAACTAAAGTATTGGGTAGTAGTGTCATTGAACCCTGCCCTAGAAGCCGCAAGAAGAAAAAGCCGATAAACATCATGATAGGGCCCGTTAATAGACTGTTCCAGAAGCAAGTAATGGCCAGCAATGTTCCAATTATCCCCATCGTTGCTCGTTGCCCGAAGCGATCAGCTAACCTACCTACAAATGCTAACAAAAATCCAGCACCGAGAGTAGCTATTGAGTATAGCCCAGATACAAAGGATCTCGAAAACTCGAAGTCTTGTATGTAGTAATCTATAAATATCGAAACAGAATACGTTTGCCCTGGCCCGGAAAAAAAGAGGCCTAGTGCCGAAACAACCACGACAACCCATCCATAATAAAAGGGGGTTTTCATTGGCGCTTCTGTTGCTGCTACACCTTGCTGTGCCAATAGAATACATCCTCTCCATTTCGTCAGTGATTATTATTTTATCAAACTAATAAAAAGTTTCAACGCAATTTGTCTATATCAACATTCTTAAAATACTTCAACATACAATAGGGGACCCCCGGATGGAAGCCCCTAAATGATACATATTTACATGTACCCCTTATTATACTTTAAAGCTTTTCGCCAAAGTGCTAAGCCCCTTAATAATTGGAGCAACTTGATGCGCGGTGTTCACGAGTTGACCAACAGTATTGAACACTTTATCAAAATCTACTTGCCCGTCTTGACCTTGAAAGTGCTGAATTAATGGATGATTAGGTTTTGGCATATAATGATGCTGATGGGGTTGATGATGCGCATAGTTTTCCATTGGAATTGGAGGCTTCATAAATTGTTCGTAAGGTGATTGATATTGTACATTGCCCTGATGTTGGGGGATTTGCGGCATCATCGTTTGTGAAAATGACTGATAAGGTTGCTGCATTGGCGTAGTCTGATATTGATGTAGTTGATTACCCCAATTGGTTCGAGGATGTAAGTTCATCCATCCCACCTCCTAAACGATAAACAATAATTCGTAACTCTTCATATTATATGTGCCACTAAACAGGAAGGTGTGCTCATACCTATTTTTCATAGAAAACTCCACGAAAAAAAGCCGGTTTTCACCGACTTATCGTTTATTTCTTTTCTTCTCGTAATTTATCTGCATGTTGGCCGAGCTTCTTTATCAATTCAATCGCTTGTTTCTTTTCATCATCATCTAACCCTGCCATAATCTGTTCTAACCCTTCCCAATGTTTAGGGAAGATCTGAGCTAATAATTCTTTTCCTTTATCAGAGATTGAGGCAAAAATCACTCTTCGGTCAGTTGGACAAGGTTTACGATATAAATAACCTTTTTGTTCAAGTTTATCCACAACATATGTAATACTTCCACTAGCTAATAATATGCGCTTTCCAATTTTCTGTAGCGGCTGATCACCACGATGATACAGAAGTTCCAGAACGGAAAATTCCGTTGGGTTTAGACCATAATTAATCATGTCCGATTGACTTAAATCTGAAACGGAACGAAAAGCTTTGGAAAGAACTACAAATAATTTTAATGAAGGGTCTTCTTTTCTGCGTTTATATTCACGTTCATTCATTAGCGACTCTCCCCAAAATTGGATTGAACATATTATAGGTCTTTTCTCACCCTCTTGTCAAAGCACCACAACAGTTCGACAATTTGTTATACTAATCATAATACATTCGAACAAAAAACGAAAGCGGTGTTAATATTGTTAGAAGATACCGGTGAACGAGTCATACCTGAATTGATGGATCCTATGAATAATTTATTGCTGGAACATATCTCCAGGTACCAATTCGCGATGTCCTACCTACATGGCAGAGTGTTAGACTTATCCTGCGGATCTGGTTATGGTACTCACCTAATGGTTAAAAAAAAGAAGCGTGAGGTTCAAGAGGTTGTCGGTGTCGATATCGATGCTGAAATCATTCATTATGCAAAGGGGAAATACTATCACCCCAAATCAAATTTTCTAGTGGCCGATGCAACGAGCGAAAGCTTAGTGAACGATTTAGGAACCTTTGATGTCATTGTTAGTTTTGAAACAATTGAACACATAGAAGATGAGGAGCGACTGTTAAATAACTACTATGAACTTCTAAAACCTAATGGGACTTTGATCGTTTCTACCCCGTTTGGCAAAGGACGTGGAGTACCTTGCGGCTCTCCATTTCACGTACATCAATTACGTCCTGATGAATTTTACGCCCTTTTCACACGATACTCAAATACTTCTTTCTTTTTACAAGACGGTGTCTTAATTGAACCATATCCCGGAAGAAAAGATGTATATTATCCGCTAGGTATAGCTGTTTGTCGTAAGTAATCACCCCTGAACATACCCTAAAGCTTGATATCGCACATGCTCTATCCAGGCGAACAACCTGGTTTGTTGGAATATATTTCATAATCAATAAAAAATTAAAAGTTCGCTATTGTGTTGGTCAAATTGAAAATAGGAATAAACCTTATGGCCATTCAACGCTAAATATACATCCCCTTCTAACGGCACATGAAAAAATAGGGGATGTACTTAATTCCTTTTAATAATGTGCAAATTACAATTCTAAAGTACAGAACGCTTTAAGTCTGCCACATGAACAAATGTTTTCTCCATTCCCTGATGTATCACCTTTCTTTCATTATGACATTCCTACCCTTCCATTGATTACTGGTCAATATCTCAATTTCACCTCTCTCTTGCAAAGCTCGAAACGAATTATCAGTATCCTCTTCGAAACTTGGAATACAGCTCATACAATCTTCTAAAACAGTTAGTTGCGGAGAGTTAATCTCCGGGCGTAAATGCTCTGCAATTTGTGCCACTGATTCTAACACACAATGAGAGGCAGCTTCCCCAACAATTACAATTTCATCGTACAATTTTAGTGTGTTAATTACCTCCGTTTGGATAAGGTTTTTCTCACTATATTCTGGTTGGATAATGCCGTACATTTCACTTAACGGTTCTAAACCTTTTACAATCGTTTGTAATTCATACTCTCTCTCAACGGAGTGTTGATATGCCTTTTTGGCGAACTGTTCCTCCAATGCAGCACCATATGTACCTTGTAAACAATGATAAGGCCAAATACATAATTGTTTTTTGCTGTTTCTTTCGAGCATCTGGACGTAACGAACACTGGCAATCTCATAATATTTCGGTTTCCACTTACCCTCTTTTACATCACGAGCCGTTATAATGGTAAAAGGATCTGGTTCTCTCCCCTGACCATCTTCCCACCAACATGGATGAAAGATTTGCTGTGGTTTATGAGTATCGAGGGAGACCATAATTTGTGTAATATCTTCGGAATGTTCTTCAATAAATGTAACGATCCGAGCCGTATCCTCTTTTGCACCAGGAACACCTAATGCTCCACCATCCATAAAGTCGTTTTGCACATCAATAGCTAATAATAGGACCTTTCTCCTGTAATCCTTCTCCAATCTCTCTTTCATTCCGATTCCCCTCTCCTAGTTTCTACCTTTACTTTACCATTAATTTGCTATTTTCTGAATATTTTGTAACCACTTTATCCAATATTTGACTAGGCTATATTCATGTGTATTGCAATATTCAATGATGTGGCCGCTTAGCCCAAGGTTCTATTTGACCTACAATTGTATGCTTTCGCCTATGTTGAATTACATCCTTCACTCCTTGACTGATTTCCTTATGAGTAAGCCACCTTGAGTGGTTGTTGATAATCTTAAATCCTAAAAATACTTCATAATAGTTACAACGTTTCGGAATGTTTAACGACATGTTGTCAAAATACGATGCACTTGATTTAATATGATAAAAGTGAAAATCGTTTCCTTGTGAATATATATTTTGTATATTCATTAATGTCGGGATGACATTTGATGCTGATGAATGTACCCAAGCAATGATATGGGAAAAGGGACCGTTACGCCTAATCGTTTCCTCTACTTTATTTTCGAATAAAATGTCATCATGGTAGTCCACAGCAATACTAAACATTCTTTTTGGCTCTTTCGCTTGTTTCACCATTTGGCGATATTTTTCTTTATGCCTGCCAATAACAACAACGGTGTATCCCTTTTTATTCAGCCATAAAGAAACTTCACTTAACATACCTGTCCCACCGACAACGAGGACATGTTCCCGATTCATAAAAACCCACTCCTGTCTAACGAATGTAATACATAAGGTAAACATACACTTTGGTAAAAATGAAGTTTTATATCAGTATTATTTAACAACGAATATCCCTTATCCTTCTCCAGAACATCAAGCTATATCGCAGAAAGAACCATGACGGAAAGGATGTAGATAATGTGAAGATCAAGCTTAGCATTTTAGATCAGTCTCCACATTTGCGTGGAATGACCGGAAAGGATGCACTAGAGCAAACTACTACATTAGCAAAATGGGCTGAAAGATTGGGTTATGAACGTTTTTGGGTGGCCGAACACCATAGCAACCGCAGTTTAGCTAGTTCATCTCCTGAAATTTTAGTTACTCATTTGGCATCCCATACGAAACGAATACGTGTTGGTACAGGTGGGGTTTTACTTCCCCACTACAGTCCGTTTAAAGTTGCCGAAATGTTTCGTGTCATCGAAGCTCTTTACCCGAATCGAACAGATCTCGGTCTCGGAAGAGCTCCTGGTGGTATGCCAGGAGTCAACTACGCCTTACACAACGGTAACTATCCCAATTACTCGGATTACCCCAAAAAGGTAAAGGAACTTATCGCGTATTTACACGGACAAGATCCGCACCAATATCATGTTCAAGCGACACCGTTGGGAAAAAGCTCACCACCGGTTTGGTTACTTGGGTCCAGTCATGCAAGCGCAAAACTGGCTGGACAATTAGGAATTGGTTATGCATATGCACAATTTATTAATGGAGAAGATGGGGAGACAGCTTTGCACGAATACCAAAATTATTTCCGACCTTCCAAGACTCTTCAATCACCAAAGAGTATTATTGCAGTTTATGTTATATGCGGAAAGACTAGTGAAGAGGCGGATTATCTTGCTGCAAGCCTCGACCTTGCCCTACTACAAACTGAAAAAGGGATTCAAAGAGGTCATTTCCCGGAACCAGAAGAGGCGATAAACTATAAATATTCATATATCGAGAAGGAAAAAGTCAAATTAAACCGAAATAGAATGATAGTGGGAACCCCTTATCAAGTAAAACAAAAGATCTATGAACTTGCAGATTATTACAACGTTGATGAATTCATGATCAATACAATCATTTCACCATTTGAAAAACGGCTTAAGTCTTACGAACTGTTGATTAATGCCTTTCAAACACATAAGGAGTGACATTATGTTAGCCTTTGACCATCTAGTCATAGCAACCCCTAAACCGGAAATTGCTGCAGCCAATGCAGCAAAGACAAAGAATATTGTTACACTTCAAGGTGGGGAGCATAAAAAGTGGGGAACATATAATTACTTGGCTTTTATGGAAAATAACAGTTACATAGAATGGATAGGAATTCATCAACCGAATAACGCAAGAAAAAGTGATAATCCATTAATTCAACTTCTTTTTAGAAAACAGCAAGAAAACAGAAACGGACCTATTCAATATGCACTACGAACCTATAATATGGATGGACTGGTGAAACATTTTCGGAAACATAATATCGATTATGCCGGGCCCTTTACCGGGAGTCGTAAAAAACCGGATGGTACGACACTACGCTGGCGAATGTTATTCCCACAACATGACAAATTCGTATTGCCTTTTTTAATTGAATGGGGAAATACATCAAATAGGCCAAAACAGAATCACCATATCAATAATGTTTCCTTTACATCAATTCAGTACGGCAATCAAACAATCAATTTTGAAGAAATGATTGATATTTTTCAAACTGTTTACCAACTCAAAACACCTGTTCTAACTAATGAAAAACAACAACCTATCGCTGAATGGCCATTAGAAAATGGAATACTCCAAGTTTCCACAAGGGATGGAATACATGCTACATTTGATCATTTAACATTTCGTTAAGTAATTAGGAGGAACAATGTTTATATTTCCCGTTAATCAAGATATACAGTTAAAGTTATTAGAGAGACAGGATGCTTCACAAATCTTTCATCTTGTTGATGATAACCGCCATTTTTTACGAAAGTGGCTCCCATGGGTGGATAACATGCGATCTGTGGAAGACTATTATCCTGTTATCGATATGTGGCTTAGTCAGTTTGCAAACCATAACGGATTCCAGGTAGCGATTTTATATAACGGGCATATGGCTGGAATGGTCGGTCTTCATCAAATTGACTGGAGACAAAAACAGACAACAATCGGTTATTGGTTAGGAGAGAACTATCAAGGAAAGGGTATCATGACGAAGACGGTGGAACATGTTGTCCGTTATATATTTCAAGAATTAAGACTAAACCGTGTGGAAATACGATGCGGTGTACACAATTATAAGAGTCGGGCGATCCCGGAGAGGCTAGGGTTTAGACAAGAAGGGATTATTCAAGATGGGGAACGGTTGTACAATTATTACCATGATATTGTCATTTACGGGACTGTAGCTCGGGATTGGTTAAATCAACATAAATTATGAAAAAAAGGTGCAAAATTGCACCTCTTTTTTCATGCATTAGGATAAGATTTTCTCATAGTAATAGAATGGCGACTCATAATCTCCCAAATGTAACGAATCTATATATGTATAACCCGCTTTTTGAAAAAGTTTTAATGCTGCCTTGTTTTTCGCATATGTATCAGTTCGAATTAATTCTATCCCTTTCATATGTGCTAATTGTTCCGCAAAGCTATAAAAAGCCGCCCCTATCCCACTTGATCGATAGTTCGGATCTACTGCTAATCGTTTAACACATAAATAAGGGACATTGTTTCGCTGCCACTTTATGTTATCGTAATCTTCATGTGCCTTTTCACTAATACATGCAACCCCTGTAATATACCCACTATTTTCAGAAACAAATAACGTACCGCTCGAAATATCTCCTTCATAATGATGATGGAGCGGATATGCTTCATTCCACTGTTCATTACCTTGTACTTTCATTTGTTGCTTACATCGGTCTACAATATCCATAATAGCATTCAAATCAAACATCGTTGCTCTTCTAATCATGTTGCTCCTCCTTCA
Proteins encoded:
- a CDS encoding GNAT family N-acetyltransferase yields the protein MFIFPVNQDIQLKLLERQDASQIFHLVDDNRHFLRKWLPWVDNMRSVEDYYPVIDMWLSQFANHNGFQVAILYNGHMAGMVGLHQIDWRQKQTTIGYWLGENYQGKGIMTKTVEHVVRYIFQELRLNRVEIRCGVHNYKSRAIPERLGFRQEGIIQDGERLYNYYHDIVIYGTVARDWLNQHKL
- a CDS encoding MarR family winged helix-turn-helix transcriptional regulator; translated protein: MNEREYKRRKEDPSLKLFVVLSKAFRSVSDLSQSDMINYGLNPTEFSVLELLYHRGDQPLQKIGKRILLASGSITYVVDKLEQKGYLYRKPCPTDRRVIFASISDKGKELLAQIFPKHWEGLEQIMAGLDDDEKKQAIELIKKLGQHADKLREEKK
- a CDS encoding YppG family protein, yielding MNLHPRTNWGNQLHQYQTTPMQQPYQSFSQTMMPQIPQHQGNVQYQSPYEQFMKPPIPMENYAHHQPHQHHYMPKPNHPLIQHFQGQDGQVDFDKVFNTVGQLVNTAHQVAPIIKGLSTLAKSFKV
- a CDS encoding GNAT family N-acetyltransferase produces the protein MIRRATMFDLNAIMDIVDRCKQQMKVQGNEQWNEAYPLHHHYEGDISSGTLFVSENSGYITGVACISEKAHEDYDNIKWQRNNVPYLCVKRLAVDPNYRSSGIGAAFYSFAEQLAHMKGIELIRTDTYAKNKAALKLFQKAGYTYIDSLHLGDYESPFYYYEKILS
- a CDS encoding MFS transporter, producing MAQQGVAATEAPMKTPFYYGWVVVVVSALGLFFSGPGQTYSVSIFIDYYIQDFEFSRSFVSGLYSIATLGAGFLLAFVGRLADRFGQRATMGIIGTLLAITCFWNSLLTGPIMMFIGFFFLRLLGQGSMTLLPNTLVPQWFMEKRGRALSVMAVGGFISAAIYPPVNTFMIGFIGWRLTWIFWGLLILLIFVPATLYFVRNRPEQVNEVIDGHPRDRYRLNRSQVKGMIAAIFIVVNSLAFVYFFSNWYVWFPVSAVLFLFLYRLLLRRLEKQESHRRLNLHGEVNEVSWTLNEAMKTRAFWIILFCVSVPSLVNTGITFHIVSIAEGKGLTPGTAATMLALMAIIGFPISFISGYLVDKFKVHYILAVTFFIHIVAILVLWQLNSVVGAFIYGGIWGIAHGFERVVLSIIWPNYFGREHLGSIKGVSQSVMVFASALGPLPFALFYDWFSRYDEVLLLTTLLPLTAGLLVLISPKPKHTSIE
- a CDS encoding LLM class flavin-dependent oxidoreductase, which codes for MKLSILDQSPHLRGMTGKDALEQTTTLAKWAERLGYERFWVAEHHSNRSLASSSPEILVTHLASHTKRIRVGTGGVLLPHYSPFKVAEMFRVIEALYPNRTDLGLGRAPGGMPGVNYALHNGNYPNYSDYPKKVKELIAYLHGQDPHQYHVQATPLGKSSPPVWLLGSSHASAKLAGQLGIGYAYAQFINGEDGETALHEYQNYFRPSKTLQSPKSIIAVYVICGKTSEEADYLAASLDLALLQTEKGIQRGHFPEPEEAINYKYSYIEKEKVKLNRNRMIVGTPYQVKQKIYELADYYNVDEFMINTIISPFEKRLKSYELLINAFQTHKE
- a CDS encoding rhomboid family intramembrane serine protease translates to MFIRTESFQEFTRLYPIVTVLVGIHLILWLFTDIIPLPFLLTLTELGIGQNWYIQHEQEYWRLITAIFFHFGFGHMLFNSFSLILFGPALERLLGKGKFITAYLIAGFTGNIATLWLGSPFVTHAGASGAIFGLFGVYLFIVLYRKYLLDYQNTQIIITIMIFGFIMTFIQTNINIYAHLFGFIGGFLIAHVIVGKSRTAEGYGYNTRPRIRFNPNRWRKRAFGQVTLGKLLLWGFFILLVLFGIVGRFL
- a CDS encoding DMT family transporter — encoded protein: MNSKRVAPYIAIVIGVLSISTAAVFVKLAHGVPASIIANYRLLIAVLIMLPYILIKNSGEFRHITRKEWLYSALAGIFLAFHFILWFESLNYTSVASSVVLVTMQPIFAFIGTYLFFQERFRFSSVMSMIIAITGSVIISWGDFQISGLALLGDMLALLGAVMVTGYFLIGQNIRKRISLMTYTFIVYGISTVTLLIYNVLLGKPFLGYEANHWLLFLALAIIPTFFGHTMFNWAIKWVSTSVISMAILFEPIGASILAYFILGEQVSATQFLGGAVVIFGLMLFILNTSKKTTKNSVVNINQKEHKQRSG
- a CDS encoding class I SAM-dependent methyltransferase — its product is MLEDTGERVIPELMDPMNNLLLEHISRYQFAMSYLHGRVLDLSCGSGYGTHLMVKKKKREVQEVVGVDIDAEIIHYAKGKYYHPKSNFLVADATSESLVNDLGTFDVIVSFETIEHIEDEERLLNNYYELLKPNGTLIVSTPFGKGRGVPCGSPFHVHQLRPDEFYALFTRYSNTSFFLQDGVLIEPYPGRKDVYYPLGIAVCRK
- a CDS encoding isochorismatase family protein; this translates as MKERLEKDYRRKVLLLAIDVQNDFMDGGALGVPGAKEDTARIVTFIEEHSEDITQIMVSLDTHKPQQIFHPCWWEDGQGREPDPFTIITARDVKEGKWKPKYYEIASVRYVQMLERNSKKQLCIWPYHCLQGTYGAALEEQFAKKAYQHSVEREYELQTIVKGLEPLSEMYGIIQPEYSEKNLIQTEVINTLKLYDEIVIVGEAASHCVLESVAQIAEHLRPEINSPQLTVLEDCMSCIPSFEEDTDNSFRALQERGEIEILTSNQWKGRNVIMKER
- a CDS encoding VOC family protein; translation: MLAFDHLVIATPKPEIAAANAAKTKNIVTLQGGEHKKWGTYNYLAFMENNSYIEWIGIHQPNNARKSDNPLIQLLFRKQQENRNGPIQYALRTYNMDGLVKHFRKHNIDYAGPFTGSRKKPDGTTLRWRMLFPQHDKFVLPFLIEWGNTSNRPKQNHHINNVSFTSIQYGNQTINFEEMIDIFQTVYQLKTPVLTNEKQQPIAEWPLENGILQVSTRDGIHATFDHLTFR